TATATCAAAAAATAAGCGACAGAATAATCTGTCGCTTGCATATATCTCATTTAACTATCCTAATCCAAAGAGATTTCAACTTGATTTCTTACAAGATCTTCCATTGTTTCTCTTTTTCTAATCAAGTGAGCTTCTCCTTTGTAAATCAACACTTCCGCTGGCCTTAATCTTGAATTGTAATTCGAAGCCATACTGAAGCCATAAGCTCCGGCATTTTTGATAGCCAATATATCGCCTTCTTTCACTTCGTCCAATTTGCGATCCCAACCAAATGTATCAGTTTCACAAATATAACCAACTACGGTGTACACTCTCTTTACTCCATTAGGATTCGAAAGATTCACAATGTCATGGTAAGCATCATACATCATTGGCCTTAGCAAATGATTCATTCCTGAATCAACACCTACAAATACCGTTGCAGGAGTAGTCTTGATCACATTTGCCTTTACCAAGAAATAACCGCTTTCGCTGACAATAAATTTGCCTGGCTCGAACCAAATTTCAAGCTCTCTGCCATATTCTTTACAGAAGCTCAAAAATGCATCGCCCAGTTTCTTGCCAACATCTGTAAGGTCAGTTGTTACATCGCCTTCCTTGTAAGCTACTTTAAAACCACTTCCAAAATCCAAAAACTTCAAATTCTTGAATCCTTTAGCAACCTTGAATATTATTTCAGCTCCTCTTAAAAACACTTCCGCATCCAATATATCAGAGCCTGTATGCACATGAATACCAGTCACATTGATTCCATAGGTATCAACAACACGTTGAATATGTCTTTCCTGATACACAGAAATGCCAAATTTCGAATCAATATGTCCCGTAGAAATCTTGGTATTCCCGCCAGCCATGATGTGAGGATTCAACCTTATGCAACATGGTACTTTGGAGCCATAGTCATGGCCAAACTGCTCCAATATCGATATATTGTCAATATTGATCACCAAGCCCAAGTCAACCGCCTGCTTGATTTCTTGATAGCTCACTGAATTCGGCGTGAAAAGGATTTCATTAGGCTTAAACCCAGCCTTAATGCCTAAATGAGCTTCTTGAATAGAAACCACATCCAAGCCGCATCCATTCTTTTTGATCAATTTCAGAATAGAAATATTGCTCAAAGCTTTTGTAGCGTATTTAAGTTTCAACTTCAATCCACCAAAAGCCTGTTTGAGTTTTTCTACTTGCTCGGTGATTTTGTCAGCATCATACACATACACAGGTGTGCCAAATCGCTCAGCCACGTCGACGAGCTTCAATCCCTGCACACAATAAGCGTCATCAATAATTTCCATCTTATATTAAATTAAAAGTTAATCTTCTGATCTAGGCAAGTGCATCGCCTATATATAAATCCACGCAACTTCAAAAATAAGAAGCTTATGCGAATTATCCATTTATCTTCTTATCAAATGCTTCTATAACTATCTGTCCCATCGAAGAAAGAGTGCCCATTCCTTCATAATCATCTTGACGCATCTCATTTTCGATAAAGCTATAAACAAAATCATACAAATGCTTTTGTCTTCTGCTTTCTAGCAATTCCACAGCTTGCGCTCTAAGTTGCTCTTCCGTCATACCTTGTCTTTTCTCATTCAACTCCTTCGCCTCTTTTTCGCAAGCCATAGCCGACTCCAGCAAATCCTCCTCGGTAATCAGCGGAAACTCGCCCACTTTACTTTTGAAAGCATTCCATATCAAAGTATTTATGAAAACTCCCATTTGCTTCAACTCCTCTGCCTTGTTTTCCGATACTACAAACACATAGCCCAGTACGAAAGGTTGTTCTTCTGAAAACTTCGACATCATCTCTTCAACAGCTGTCAAATCCGAGCTTTGGAATGAAGCTTGGATATCTAATATTTCTTTTTGCTCTATTACTACCATATGCTTTAATTTGGAACTGACAAATATCTTTAAAATTTACACCATTATTAAACAAACCCCTCTATTTCAGAAAAAAAATCAACCCTTAATTAGCATTATTCCTATCAACATTATTTTTTTAATTTTTTATAAAATTTTTCCACAAAACATTGAGATACTAATAATAATTATCACTACATTTGTATTAACGTACAACGCTTACTCATTAGTGTGGTATAATAATGGACAAAATTTGTTT
The Aureibacter tunicatorum DNA segment above includes these coding regions:
- the lysA gene encoding diaminopimelate decarboxylase, translated to MEIIDDAYCVQGLKLVDVAERFGTPVYVYDADKITEQVEKLKQAFGGLKLKLKYATKALSNISILKLIKKNGCGLDVVSIQEAHLGIKAGFKPNEILFTPNSVSYQEIKQAVDLGLVINIDNISILEQFGHDYGSKVPCCIRLNPHIMAGGNTKISTGHIDSKFGISVYQERHIQRVVDTYGINVTGIHVHTGSDILDAEVFLRGAEIIFKVAKGFKNLKFLDFGSGFKVAYKEGDVTTDLTDVGKKLGDAFLSFCKEYGRELEIWFEPGKFIVSESGYFLVKANVIKTTPATVFVGVDSGMNHLLRPMMYDAYHDIVNLSNPNGVKRVYTVVGYICETDTFGWDRKLDEVKEGDILAIKNAGAYGFSMASNYNSRLRPAEVLIYKGEAHLIRKRETMEDLVRNQVEISLD